One Glycine max cultivar Williams 82 chromosome 3, Glycine_max_v4.0, whole genome shotgun sequence DNA window includes the following coding sequences:
- the LOC100815699 gene encoding RNA polymerase sigma factor sigF, chloroplastic isoform X1 codes for MFSSSPPFPSSSSPSVTMLHEQAAPAVASWSSSSAAQHFPTSVLLQEQRDEYKPLLHVHNKETTLNTRQMDMTSVHEKGNMSNGDQLVHDFVQQLHLRSHLQNLLTCSPTRGIAASSILQPVDIDSEWPADGLPGNAISLAQQALSASKQAVSTTGEMKLIEIDDDDPLPFGLASTSLANSSLKKNKVVRSTRIIERRSKQRKSSKSKIIDEESYLERKSDVQRRLRLEKKLKEGYDQNDPLRLFLSGPESRQLLTREEESLLITQLQDLSRFEEVKIRLQSQLRREPTLAEWADAVGLSCYTLQTQLHCANRSKEKLFHANLRMVVHIAKHYQGRGLSLQDLFQEGSTGLMKSIQKFKPEAGCRFGTYAYWWIRHAIRKAIFLHSRTIRLPENLYTLLGKLIEAKKSYIQEGNLHPTKEELARRVGITVEKLDNLLFASRNPISMQQTLWVDQDTTFQEITADSAIEIPGVTVSKQLMRRHVHNLLNILSPKEKGIIRLRFGIEDGKEKTLSDIGKVFGLTKERVRQLECRALSKLKQCLESQGLDAYIDLLV; via the exons ATGTTTTCTTCGTCTCCACcgtttccttcttcttcttcgcctTCAG TTACGATGCTTCATGAACAAGCTGCTCCTGCAGTTGCATCCTGGTCTTCTAGTTCTGCAGCTCAGCATTTTCCTACCTCAGTTCTTTTACAAGAGCAGCGTGATGAGTATAAGCCCTTACTGCACGTGCATAATAAGGAG aCAACACTAAATACAAGGCAGATGGATATGACCTCAgttcatgaaaaaggtaacatgaGCAATGGTGATCAGTTAGTGCATGACTTTGTGCAGCAGTTGCATCTCCGGTCTCATTTACAGAACTT ATTGACTTGTTCTCCGACAAGGGGAATTGCTGCTTCTTCGATTCTGCAACCTGTTGATATTGATTCTGAGTGGCCTGCAGATGGTCTGCCAGGGAATGCCATTTCTCTTGCACAGCAAGCTTTGTCTGCCTCAAAGCAAGCAGTTTCAACAACTGGAGAGATGAAATTGATTGAAATCGATGATGATGATCCACTTCCTTTTGG TCTGGCCTCCACAAGTTTGGCTAACTCTTcactaaaaaagaataaagttgTGAGGTCGACACGGATTATAGAAAGAAGGTCTAAACAGAGAAAATCATCGAAGTCAAAAATTATTGACGAAGAAAGTTACCTTGAAAGAAAGTCTGATGTACAGAGAAGGTTACGTTTAGAGAAGAAGTTAAAAGAAGGGTATGATCAAAATGACCCCCTGCGCTTGTTCCTGTCGGGTCCTGAATCAAGGCAACTTTTGACCCGTGAAGAAGAGTCACTATTGATTACTCAGTTACAG GATTTATCAAGATTCGAAGAAGTAAAGATCAGGCTTCAATCTCAGTTAAGGCGGGAACCAACTTTGGCTGAATGGGCTGATGCTGTGGGCCTTAGTTGTTATACCCTGCAGACACAGCTTCATTGTGCTAACAGAAGCAAAGAAAAGCTGTTTCATGCCAATTTACGCATGGTAGTTCACATTGCTAAACATTATCAGGGACGTGGTCTCAGCCTTCAGGACTTATTTCAG GAGGGAAGTACTGGTCTTATGAAGAGCATCCAAAAGTTTAAACCTGAAGCTGGTTGCCGGTTTGGTACTTATGCATACTGGTGGATAAGGCATGCAATAAGGAAGGCTATATTTCTACATTCCAGGACAATCCGTTTGCCG GAGAATTTATATACCCTTTTGGGCAAGCTCATAGAAGCAAAGAAATCATACATTCAGGAAGGAAATCTTCACCCCACCAAAGAAGAATTAGCAAGAAGGGTAGGAATTACAGTAGAAAAGTTGGACAATTTGCTATTTGCTTCAAGAAATCCAATTTCGATGCAGCAAACTTTGTGGGTGGACCAAGATACAACTTTCCAG GAGATTACTGCAGACTCAGCAATTGAGATCCCAGGTGTGACTGTCTCAAAACAGCTAATGAGGAGGCACGTGCACAACCTCCTAAATATCTTAAGCCCAAAAGAAAAGGGCATAATCAGGCTAAGATTTGGTATTGAGGATGGCAAGGAGAAAACATTGTCAGATATTGGCAAGGTGTTTGGTTTGACCAAGGAGAGAGTCCGACAGTTGGAGTGCCGAGCATTGTCGAAGCTCAAGCAGTGTCTCGAAAGTCAAGGACTTGATGCATACATAGACTTGCTTGTATAG
- the LOC100815699 gene encoding RNA polymerase sigma factor sigF, chloroplastic isoform X2, with the protein MTLCSSCISGLIYRTWCKGACTVVYCRLTCSPTRGIAASSILQPVDIDSEWPADGLPGNAISLAQQALSASKQAVSTTGEMKLIEIDDDDPLPFGLASTSLANSSLKKNKVVRSTRIIERRSKQRKSSKSKIIDEESYLERKSDVQRRLRLEKKLKEGYDQNDPLRLFLSGPESRQLLTREEESLLITQLQDLSRFEEVKIRLQSQLRREPTLAEWADAVGLSCYTLQTQLHCANRSKEKLFHANLRMVVHIAKHYQGRGLSLQDLFQEGSTGLMKSIQKFKPEAGCRFGTYAYWWIRHAIRKAIFLHSRTIRLPENLYTLLGKLIEAKKSYIQEGNLHPTKEELARRVGITVEKLDNLLFASRNPISMQQTLWVDQDTTFQEITADSAIEIPGVTVSKQLMRRHVHNLLNILSPKEKGIIRLRFGIEDGKEKTLSDIGKVFGLTKERVRQLECRALSKLKQCLESQGLDAYIDLLV; encoded by the exons ATGACTTTGTGCAGCAGTTGCATCTCCGGTCTCATTTACAGAACTT GGTGTAAGGGTGCATGTACGGTGGTTTATTGCAGATTGACTTGTTCTCCGACAAGGGGAATTGCTGCTTCTTCGATTCTGCAACCTGTTGATATTGATTCTGAGTGGCCTGCAGATGGTCTGCCAGGGAATGCCATTTCTCTTGCACAGCAAGCTTTGTCTGCCTCAAAGCAAGCAGTTTCAACAACTGGAGAGATGAAATTGATTGAAATCGATGATGATGATCCACTTCCTTTTGG TCTGGCCTCCACAAGTTTGGCTAACTCTTcactaaaaaagaataaagttgTGAGGTCGACACGGATTATAGAAAGAAGGTCTAAACAGAGAAAATCATCGAAGTCAAAAATTATTGACGAAGAAAGTTACCTTGAAAGAAAGTCTGATGTACAGAGAAGGTTACGTTTAGAGAAGAAGTTAAAAGAAGGGTATGATCAAAATGACCCCCTGCGCTTGTTCCTGTCGGGTCCTGAATCAAGGCAACTTTTGACCCGTGAAGAAGAGTCACTATTGATTACTCAGTTACAG GATTTATCAAGATTCGAAGAAGTAAAGATCAGGCTTCAATCTCAGTTAAGGCGGGAACCAACTTTGGCTGAATGGGCTGATGCTGTGGGCCTTAGTTGTTATACCCTGCAGACACAGCTTCATTGTGCTAACAGAAGCAAAGAAAAGCTGTTTCATGCCAATTTACGCATGGTAGTTCACATTGCTAAACATTATCAGGGACGTGGTCTCAGCCTTCAGGACTTATTTCAG GAGGGAAGTACTGGTCTTATGAAGAGCATCCAAAAGTTTAAACCTGAAGCTGGTTGCCGGTTTGGTACTTATGCATACTGGTGGATAAGGCATGCAATAAGGAAGGCTATATTTCTACATTCCAGGACAATCCGTTTGCCG GAGAATTTATATACCCTTTTGGGCAAGCTCATAGAAGCAAAGAAATCATACATTCAGGAAGGAAATCTTCACCCCACCAAAGAAGAATTAGCAAGAAGGGTAGGAATTACAGTAGAAAAGTTGGACAATTTGCTATTTGCTTCAAGAAATCCAATTTCGATGCAGCAAACTTTGTGGGTGGACCAAGATACAACTTTCCAG GAGATTACTGCAGACTCAGCAATTGAGATCCCAGGTGTGACTGTCTCAAAACAGCTAATGAGGAGGCACGTGCACAACCTCCTAAATATCTTAAGCCCAAAAGAAAAGGGCATAATCAGGCTAAGATTTGGTATTGAGGATGGCAAGGAGAAAACATTGTCAGATATTGGCAAGGTGTTTGGTTTGACCAAGGAGAGAGTCCGACAGTTGGAGTGCCGAGCATTGTCGAAGCTCAAGCAGTGTCTCGAAAGTCAAGGACTTGATGCATACATAGACTTGCTTGTATAG
- the LOC102661214 gene encoding uncharacterized protein, with protein MSTLLYKYLVEAVATMFSTTIFTALWCQIRVSTQLARKSFMAVKESNTSQNIQQQQQQQQQQEACDPCKSFGQKCSHIVKKQRAKFYILRRCIAMLLCWHERGDT; from the coding sequence ATGtctacactgctatataaataCCTAGTGGAAGCCGTAGCTACCATGTTTTCCACCACTATATTTACTGCTTTATGGTGCCAAATCAGGGTCAGTACACAACTTGCCAGAAAATCATTCATGGCAGTGAAGGAAAGCAACACAAGCCAAAATAttcagcagcagcaacaacaacaacaacaacaagaagcTTGTGATCCTTGCAAGTCCTTTGGCCAAAAGTGCAGTCACATTGTCAAGAAGCAGCGTGCAAAATTCTACATTCTTCGCCGTTGCATCGCCATGCTCTTGTGTTGGCATGAGCGTGGTGACACATAA